One region of Vespula vulgaris chromosome 9, iyVesVulg1.1, whole genome shotgun sequence genomic DNA includes:
- the LOC127066268 gene encoding SUMO-activating enzyme subunit 1, producing MFDDKNHAELTDAEAELYDRQIRLWGLESQKRLRSAKVLLIGLGGFGAEIAKNVILAGVKTITLLDHRNVTIEDTCSQFFIPNDQIGKNKAEASLQRTKNLNPMVNVEADSANIDDKPDEYFNNFNVICATQCTMTQLKKLNKICRQYKIKFFAGDVWGTFGYTFADLGEHEYAEDIVQTKPVNAAGGEPKGKEKFEKIVITEKRKDNFVPFESIIDIDKSRLPTRESEMYYMMMIMLHYREKYKSDPLPSERGSEKLKAESTAIIEKYELGDKINSLIEGDLYGQISPICAIVGGVMSQEIIKAVSQKEAPHNNVFLFNPQTLCGKILKLA from the exons AtgttcgatgataaaaatcatGCAGAGTTAACGGATGCTGAGGCTGAATTATACGATCGGCAAATTCGTTTATGGGGTTTGGAATCGCAAAAGCG attaaGATCAGCAAAAGTATTATTGATTGGACTTGGCGGGTTTGGTGCTGAGATagcaaaaaatgttatattagcAGGTGTTAAAACAATTACGCTTTTAGATCACAGGAATGTGACAATAGAAGATACTTGTTCCCAGTTTTTTATACCTAATGATCAAATCGGTAAAAAT AAAGCAGAAGCATCTTTACAAAGAACTAAGAATTTGAATCCTATGGTCAATGTAGAAGCAGATTCTGCAAATATAGACGATAAGCcagatgaatattttaataatttcaatgttatCTGTGCTACTCAGTGTACTATGACTCAATTAAAAAAACTTAATAAGATATGTAGACAGTATAAGATAAAATTCTTTGCGGGAGATGTTTGGGGTACTTTTGGATATACTTTTGCAGATTTGGGCGAACACGAATATGCTGA GGATATCGTGCAAACTAAGCCAGTAAATGCAGCAGGAGGTGAAccaaaagggaaagaaaaatttgaaaagattGTTATTACTGAAAAACGTAAAGATAATTTCGTTCCTTTCGAGTCTATcatagatatagataaaagTCGTCTTCCTACAAGGGAATCAGAAATGTATTATATGATGATGA TAATGTTGCATTATCGTGAAAAGTATAAGAGTGACCCTTTACCTAGCGAAAGAGGCTCAGAAAAATTGAAAGCAGAGTCAACAGccattatagaaaaatatgaattaggagataaaataaattccttGATAGA aGGAGATTTGTATGGTCAAATTAGTCCAATTTGTGCCATAGTAGGTGGGGTTATGTCTCAAGAGATTATAAAGGCTGTTTCGCAAAAGGAAGCTCCCCATAAcaatgtatttcttttcaatccaCAGACGTTGTGCGGCAAGATCTTAAAATTGGCGTAA